From one Pseudopipra pipra isolate bDixPip1 chromosome 2, bDixPip1.hap1, whole genome shotgun sequence genomic stretch:
- the C2H3orf52 gene encoding TPA-induced transmembrane protein yields the protein MSCLCACFRVRGPRTETEEIKRQSSAQEHEIIELKENVEESEADHDKPLNAPTRKERDHWKSCRSVVFWKCKLWMVITAIFLVIFLVILISLILYSNVYTDEDDYWDPDALLNSGNFHNFSGTLELMCGLPHFFSEDITKRLTEVYSSSPALGRYFRSAQVISFSNESSTVIYQLVFSVPPTTEGFMENIMNPDFIRNILRQNIYDEDDTFNPETSECDKLKLDRTSLT from the exons ATGAGTTGCCTCTGTGCTTGCTTTAGAGTCAGAGGTCCTCGCACagagacagaagaaataaaaaggcaaagctCTGCTCAGGAGCATGAGATTattgaattaaaagaaaatgtggagGAAAGCGAGGCTGATCACGACAAGCCTCTAAATGCTCCAACGAGAAAG GAGAGAGATCATTGGAAGTCCTGCAGGAGTGTAGTTTTCTGGAAGTGTAAACTATGGATGGTTATAACTGCAATATTTCTAGTAATCTTCCTCGTCATTCTCATCAGTCTAATTCTTTATTCTA ATGTTTACACAGATGAGGATGACTATTGGGATCCTGATGCACTACTAAACAGTGGAAATTTTCACAATTTTTCGGGAACATTGGAGTTAATGTGTGGTCTCCCACACTTTTTCTCTGAGGACATTACTAAGAGG CTAACAGAGGTCTACAGTTCATCTCCAGCTTTAGGACGTTACTTTAGGTCAGCTCAAGTGATTTCTTTCAG taatgaAAGCTCCACTGTAATTTATCAGCTAGTGTTTTCTGTACCACCAACAACAGAAGGATTTATGGAAAACATTATGAACCCAGATTTTATAAGGAACATTTTACGTCAAAATATTTATGATGAAGATGATACTTTTAATCCTGAGACATCTGAATGTGACAAGTTAAAGCTTGACCGAACTTCTCTCACAT AG